A genomic stretch from Acropora palmata chromosome 13, jaAcrPala1.3, whole genome shotgun sequence includes:
- the LOC141863320 gene encoding uncharacterized protein LOC141863320, protein MNAATLVGIIAFCSLWTCGSLLACWTCAESTYEECQQNLVLSNCSSETSCFQLNVNLSKANESKIFFSKGCLVSSDCDDYRRGNAGFCQKERADGYSGTCFGECCDGEECNKGDLLATNPTNKGTAFIISLVVLLCGLVLTVVNIG, encoded by the exons ATGAATGCTGCAACTTTGGTGggaattattgctttttgttcACTCTGGACCTGTG gttcattaTTGGCATGCTGGACATGCGCTGAATCCACTTATGAAGAGTGCCAGCAAaatttggtcttatcaaactGTTCATCAGAAACTTCTTGTTTTCAGCTGAATGTTAATCTCAGTAAAGCAAATGAGTCAAAAATCTTCTTTAGTAAAGGCTGTCTTGTTTCCTCCGATTGTGATGATTACAGAAGAGGGAATGCTGGATTTTGCCAAAAAGAGAGAGCTGATGGATATTCTGGCACTTGCTTTGGAGAGTGTTGTGATGGAGAAGAATGCAACAAGGGAGATCTTTTGGCGACCAACCcaacaaacaaaggaacagCTTTTATTATCAGTCTTGTTGTCTTATTGTGTGGTTTAGTTTTAACTGTTGTGAATATTGGCTAA